A genomic segment from Candidatus Cloacimonadota bacterium encodes:
- a CDS encoding prepilin-type N-terminal cleavage/methylation domain-containing protein: MFYKLKNEKGFTLIELLVVVAIIAILAAIAVPIYMDYVRNARSTEAQTAIAAIRSVYRVERQTYGTTDNYTIEDAMNDAKLGKATENNWDLEVIGNPPTKYIATSTADFPEGEGKQVWYDVDEAKYHGYGIDQDDEEQDIVD; this comes from the coding sequence ATGTTCTACAAACTTAAGAACGAAAAGGGTTTTACCCTTATTGAATTGTTAGTCGTTGTTGCAATTATTGCTATTCTTGCTGCAATCGCAGTTCCCATCTATATGGATTATGTGAGGAATGCAAGATCAACTGAAGCACAAACCGCTATTGCAGCAATAAGAAGTGTTTATAGGGTCGAACGTCAAACTTATGGAACTACTGATAATTACACGATTGAAGATGCAATGAATGATGCAAAATTAGGAAAAGCCACCGAAAATAACTGGGATCTCGAAGTTATTGGTAATCCACCTACGAAATATATTGCAACTTCTACTGCAGATTTCCCTGAAGGCGAAGGAAAACAAGTCTGGTATGATGTTGACGAAGCTAAGTATCATGGTTATGGAATTGATCAGGATGATGAGGAACAAGATATAGTTGACTAA